From Streptomyces asiaticus, one genomic window encodes:
- a CDS encoding aldo/keto reductase, whose amino-acid sequence MQYRTLGRTGVQVSSLALGAMNFGRIGRTTQDEATALVDAALEAGINLIDTADMYSAGESEEMVGKAIAGRRDDIVLATKAGMPMGDEPNHRGSSRRWLVTELDNSLRRLGVDHVDLYQIHRWDPATSDEETLSALTDLQRAGKIRYFGSSTFPAYRVVQAQWAAREHRLSRYVTEQPSYSILQRGIERDVLPVTEEYGLGVLVWSPLASGWLSGAIRAGRAITTSRSAMMPERFDVTLPSNRARLDAVERLAEVADEAGLTMIQLALGFVTAHPAVTSALIGPRTLDHLRTQLAAADTVLSADVLDAIDAIVAPGTDLAAHEKHDTPPALLDPSLRRR is encoded by the coding sequence ATGCAGTACCGCACCTTGGGCCGCACCGGTGTGCAGGTCAGCTCCCTCGCGCTCGGCGCGATGAACTTCGGCAGGATCGGGCGCACCACCCAGGACGAGGCCACCGCTCTCGTCGACGCCGCTCTCGAGGCCGGGATCAACCTCATCGACACCGCCGACATGTACAGCGCCGGCGAGTCGGAGGAGATGGTCGGCAAGGCCATAGCCGGCCGCCGCGACGACATCGTGCTGGCCACGAAGGCGGGGATGCCCATGGGCGACGAGCCCAACCACCGTGGCAGCTCACGCCGCTGGCTGGTCACCGAGCTGGACAACAGCCTGCGCCGTCTTGGCGTCGACCATGTCGATCTCTACCAGATCCACCGATGGGACCCGGCCACCAGCGACGAGGAGACGCTGTCGGCGCTCACCGACCTCCAGCGCGCGGGGAAGATCCGCTACTTCGGCTCCTCGACCTTCCCCGCCTACCGCGTCGTACAGGCCCAGTGGGCCGCCCGCGAGCACCGCCTGAGCCGCTATGTCACCGAACAGCCCAGCTACTCGATCCTCCAGCGGGGAATCGAGCGCGACGTACTGCCCGTCACCGAGGAATACGGACTCGGCGTGCTGGTGTGGAGCCCACTGGCCTCGGGCTGGCTGTCGGGCGCCATCCGTGCGGGCCGGGCCATCACCACCAGCCGCTCGGCAATGATGCCGGAGCGCTTCGACGTCACCCTCCCCTCCAACCGGGCCCGGCTCGATGCCGTCGAGCGGCTGGCCGAGGTCGCCGACGAGGCCGGACTGACCATGATCCAGCTCGCGCTCGGATTCGTCACCGCGCATCCCGCCGTGACCAGCGCGCTCATCGGTCCCCGCACACTGGACCATCTGCGCACGCAGCTCGCCGCCGCCGACACCGTGCTCTCCGCCGATGTGCTCGACGCGATCGACGCGATCGTGGCCCCCGGCACCGACCTCGCCGCGCATGAGAAGCACGACACTCCGCCCGCGCTGCTCGACCCGTCACTGCGGCGCCGCTGA
- a CDS encoding MerR family transcriptional regulator produces MRIGEIAALVGVTSRTVRHYHHIGLLPEPRRRANGYRVYTLRDAVLLARIRRLTELGLSLDEVRDVLADDAGRELAEVLGELDTDLARQEHEIQQRRKVLAALLDGPLTPDAPLSPALIELLKVAPATSSPTAAKDREHLMLLEGMIGGDAVYTALRPLAEDPAVLPLYERLDELEGAAADDPRIAPLAEELSAAVPDEVLAAIPDGGPTATGFEQALLDDYSPAQAAVVRRVMEQLTGRLGRRAS; encoded by the coding sequence ATGCGCATCGGAGAAATCGCCGCGCTCGTCGGAGTCACCTCCCGGACCGTGCGGCACTACCACCACATCGGTCTGCTGCCCGAGCCCCGGCGGCGCGCCAACGGATACCGGGTCTACACCCTCCGGGACGCCGTTCTGCTGGCCCGGATCCGGCGGCTGACCGAGCTCGGGCTCTCCCTGGACGAGGTGCGGGACGTCCTCGCCGACGACGCCGGGCGTGAGCTGGCCGAGGTGCTGGGCGAGCTGGACACCGATCTCGCCCGCCAGGAACACGAGATCCAGCAGCGCCGCAAGGTGCTGGCGGCGCTGCTGGACGGCCCGCTCACACCGGACGCGCCGCTCTCCCCCGCGCTCATCGAGCTCCTGAAGGTGGCGCCCGCCACCTCCTCGCCGACCGCCGCCAAGGACCGCGAGCACCTGATGCTGCTCGAGGGGATGATCGGCGGGGACGCGGTGTACACGGCGCTGCGGCCGCTGGCCGAGGACCCCGCCGTGCTCCCGCTGTACGAGCGGCTGGACGAACTGGAGGGGGCCGCGGCGGACGATCCCCGGATCGCGCCGCTGGCCGAGGAGCTGTCCGCCGCCGTGCCCGACGAGGTGCTGGCGGCCATCCCGGACGGCGGCCCGACGGCGACCGGCTTCGAGCAGGCACTGCTCGACGACTACTCGCCCGCCCAGGCCGCGGTGGTGCGCCGGGTGATGGAGCAGCTGACCGGCCGATTGGGCAGGAGGGCGTCATGA
- a CDS encoding methyltransferase, giving the protein MALGFLERSEGVYRNSPSADTFLDRSKATYAGGILEMANSRLYPFWGSLTEALHTGKPQNEHKHGGDVFDAIYHDQEGLERFLHGMTGLSMGKAMVIAERFPWADCRTVLDVGGAVGCVPVAVAQRHPHMSGGVFALPRVRPVFEKYVASFGLEDRLTFHGGDFFTDDLPRADVIVLGQILHGWGLEEKRLLLKEAYDALPDGGAVLAYDAIIDDDRKENTFGLLASLNMLIETRSGFEYPAAGGRAWLADTGFSGSRIEPLTDGYSMLVGIK; this is encoded by the coding sequence GTGGCCCTCGGATTCCTGGAGCGCTCCGAGGGCGTGTACCGCAACAGCCCGTCCGCCGACACCTTTCTCGACCGCAGCAAGGCCACCTACGCGGGCGGCATCCTGGAGATGGCCAACAGCCGGCTGTATCCCTTCTGGGGGTCGCTCACCGAGGCGCTGCACACCGGGAAACCGCAGAACGAGCACAAGCACGGCGGCGACGTATTCGACGCCATCTACCACGACCAGGAGGGCCTCGAGCGATTCCTGCACGGAATGACCGGGCTCAGCATGGGCAAGGCGATGGTGATAGCCGAGCGGTTCCCCTGGGCCGACTGCCGGACCGTGCTGGACGTCGGCGGAGCGGTGGGCTGCGTCCCGGTGGCGGTGGCCCAGCGCCACCCCCATATGAGCGGCGGTGTCTTCGCGCTGCCCCGGGTGCGGCCCGTCTTCGAGAAATACGTGGCGTCCTTCGGCCTGGAGGACCGGCTCACCTTCCACGGTGGCGACTTCTTCACCGATGACCTGCCCCGCGCCGATGTGATCGTGCTGGGCCAGATCCTGCACGGCTGGGGCCTGGAGGAGAAGCGGCTGCTGCTGAAGGAGGCGTATGACGCGCTGCCCGACGGGGGAGCGGTCCTCGCCTACGACGCCATCATCGACGACGACCGTAAGGAGAACACCTTCGGTCTGCTGGCCAGCCTGAACATGCTCATCGAGACCCGGTCCGGCTTCGAGTACCCGGCCGCCGGCGGCCGTGCCTGGCTGGCGGACACGGGGTTCAGCGGCAGCCGGATCGAACCGCTGACGGACGGCTA